In the Prochlorococcus sp. MIT 1307 genome, one interval contains:
- the psbD gene encoding photosystem II D2 protein (photosystem q(a) protein), translating into MTIAVGSAQGRGWFDTLDDWLKRDRFVFVGWSGILLFPTAYLAIGGWFVGTTFVTSWYTHGIASSYLEGANFLTAAVSTPGDAMGHSLMLLWGPEAQGDFVRWCQLGGLWNFVALHGTLSLVGFMLRQFEIARLLGLRPYNALAFSAPIAVFLSVFLMYPLGQHSWFFAPSFGVAAIFRFILFIQGFHNWTLNPFHMMGVAGILGGALLCAIHGATVQNTLYEDTTSFSGGNAQSTTFRGFDPTQEEETYSMVTANRFWSQIFGIAFSNKRFLHFFMLLVPVMGMWAPSIGIVGLALNLRAYDFVSQEIRAAEDPEFETFYTKNILLNEGMRAWMASADQPHENFVFPEEVLPRGNAL; encoded by the coding sequence ATGACGATCGCTGTAGGTAGCGCGCAGGGTCGAGGTTGGTTCGACACCCTCGATGACTGGTTAAAGCGCGACCGCTTCGTTTTTGTTGGCTGGTCCGGCATTCTTTTATTTCCTACTGCCTATTTGGCAATAGGTGGTTGGTTCGTAGGAACCACCTTTGTTACTTCCTGGTATACCCACGGTATTGCCAGCTCTTATTTGGAAGGAGCAAACTTCCTTACTGCCGCTGTTAGTACCCCTGGCGATGCCATGGGGCACAGCCTGATGTTGCTTTGGGGCCCAGAGGCTCAAGGCGATTTTGTGCGCTGGTGTCAGCTTGGCGGTCTATGGAACTTTGTTGCACTCCATGGCACGTTGTCCCTGGTCGGCTTCATGTTGCGCCAGTTTGAGATTGCACGTCTTCTTGGCCTTCGTCCTTACAACGCATTAGCTTTCTCAGCTCCGATTGCGGTATTCCTCAGTGTTTTCCTGATGTACCCACTCGGTCAGCACAGTTGGTTCTTTGCTCCATCTTTTGGTGTAGCCGCAATTTTCCGCTTCATTCTCTTCATTCAGGGATTCCACAACTGGACTCTTAATCCCTTCCACATGATGGGGGTAGCTGGAATTCTTGGAGGTGCACTTTTATGCGCTATTCATGGAGCAACAGTTCAGAACACTCTCTACGAAGACACTACCTCCTTCTCAGGTGGTAATGCTCAAAGCACAACTTTCAGAGGGTTTGACCCAACTCAAGAAGAAGAGACCTATTCAATGGTCACTGCAAACCGCTTCTGGAGTCAGATCTTCGGTATAGCTTTTTCCAACAAGCGCTTCCTTCACTTCTTCATGTTGTTAGTACCCGTAATGGGTATGTGGGCGCCGTCTATCGGAATCGTAGGTCTTGCACTAAACCTGCGTGCTTACGACTTCGTTAGCCAAGAGATCCGTGCTGCAGAAGACCCTGAATTCGAGACGTTCTATACCAAGAACATCCTTCTGAACGAGGGTATGCGCGCATGGATGGCATCTGCTGACCAACCACACGAAAACTTTGTATTCCCAGAGGAGGTACTGCCCCGTGGAAACGCCCTTTAA
- the psbC gene encoding photosystem II reaction center protein CP43 produces the protein METPFNNLLKAPGQSIEETGYAWYVGNARLINLSGKLLGAHIAHTGLMVFWAGAMLLYEVSHFTFDKPMWEQGLILLPHVAMFGYGIGPGGEVTDVLPFFQAGVVHLVAAGVLGFGGVWHALAGPEKLEEAFPFFSTDWRDKDQMTTILGRHLTVLGLGSLVFAVNWQFLGGVYDTWAPGGGEVRLVTPTLDPQVILGYLFSTPWGGGGSLVGVNSMEDIVGGHYYLALLELLGGHFHMQTKPYGWARRAFIWNGEALLAYALGGLCVASFYASTFVWFNNTAYPSEFYGPTNAEASQAQSFTFLVRDQRIGAKVGSTMGPTGLGKYLMRSPTGEIIFGGETMRFWDFRGPWLEPLRGPNGLSIDKIQNDIQPWQVRRAAEYMTHAPNASINSVGGIITEPNAVNFVNLRQWLASAHFFLGWFTFIGHLWHAGRARAAAAGFEKGIDRKNEPVYSMQDLD, from the coding sequence GTGGAAACGCCCTTTAATAACTTACTTAAGGCTCCCGGACAGAGTATTGAGGAGACTGGCTATGCCTGGTATGTAGGCAATGCTCGTCTTATTAACCTCTCCGGGAAGCTTCTAGGGGCTCATATTGCACATACAGGACTAATGGTGTTCTGGGCTGGCGCAATGCTCCTCTATGAGGTGAGTCACTTCACCTTTGACAAGCCAATGTGGGAGCAAGGTCTCATTCTTCTCCCTCATGTAGCTATGTTTGGCTACGGAATCGGTCCAGGAGGAGAGGTGACCGATGTCCTTCCATTCTTCCAAGCAGGTGTAGTGCACCTTGTTGCAGCAGGTGTACTTGGATTTGGTGGTGTATGGCATGCACTTGCCGGCCCAGAAAAGTTAGAAGAAGCATTCCCCTTCTTCTCAACTGATTGGCGTGACAAAGATCAAATGACAACAATTCTTGGACGTCACCTGACTGTTCTTGGATTGGGTTCATTAGTTTTTGCAGTCAATTGGCAATTCTTGGGTGGCGTTTATGACACATGGGCTCCAGGCGGAGGCGAAGTAAGGCTAGTTACTCCAACACTTGATCCACAGGTAATTCTTGGATACCTATTTTCCACTCCTTGGGGTGGAGGTGGCTCTTTAGTAGGAGTTAACTCAATGGAAGATATTGTTGGTGGTCACTACTATCTGGCTCTTTTAGAACTGTTAGGTGGTCACTTCCATATGCAAACCAAACCATATGGTTGGGCAAGAAGGGCTTTTATCTGGAATGGAGAAGCTCTATTGGCTTACGCATTGGGTGGACTATGTGTAGCTAGTTTTTATGCATCCACTTTTGTTTGGTTCAACAACACAGCATATCCATCTGAGTTCTACGGCCCAACTAATGCCGAAGCTTCTCAAGCACAAAGTTTTACCTTCCTCGTTCGTGACCAACGTATTGGCGCGAAAGTTGGCTCCACAATGGGTCCAACAGGATTAGGTAAATACTTGATGCGCTCCCCTACTGGTGAAATCATTTTTGGAGGGGAGACGATGCGTTTCTGGGACTTCCGAGGTCCATGGCTAGAACCTCTAAGAGGTCCTAATGGCCTAAGTATCGACAAGATTCAGAATGATATTCAACCTTGGCAAGTTCGCCGAGCAGCTGAATACATGACGCATGCACCAAACGCATCCATAAACTCTGTTGGTGGCATCATTACCGAGCCAAATGCAGTGAACTTTGTGAACCTCAGGCAGTGGTTAGCATCAGCTCATTTCTTCCTTGGCTGGTTCACCTTTATTGGACACCTTTGGCATGCAGGAAGAGCTCGTGCTGCGGCAGCTGGATTTGAAAAGGGTATCGATCGTAAGAACGAACCTGTTTACTCTATGCAAGACCTAGACTGA
- a CDS encoding nucleoside triphosphate pyrophosphatase produces the protein MLASASKARHGLLEKAAIPHCLMASGIDEERFQGSDALKMVEMLAIAKANAVASKLASKAQQIFPYKKITSILGCDSVFLFENEIYGKPRDANEAIERWERMSSNSGFLITGHALLFGSSAFNCQTEIPFNRALQKVISTRVEFVDLSHAQIEKYVSTGEPLECAGGFALEGKGAMLISSICGCYSNVIGLSLPWLRKAFLKAGLE, from the coding sequence ATGCTGGCTTCTGCTTCTAAGGCTCGACATGGATTACTTGAAAAGGCAGCTATTCCACATTGTTTAATGGCTAGTGGGATTGATGAAGAGAGATTTCAGGGTTCTGATGCTTTAAAGATGGTAGAGATGCTTGCTATTGCTAAGGCTAATGCTGTTGCGTCAAAACTTGCTTCGAAAGCCCAACAAATCTTTCCATATAAGAAAATAACTTCAATTCTTGGATGTGATTCTGTGTTTTTATTTGAAAATGAGATTTATGGCAAGCCTCGAGATGCCAATGAGGCTATTGAACGATGGGAAAGAATGTCTTCTAACAGTGGTTTCCTAATTACAGGACATGCTTTGTTATTTGGTTCTTCGGCTTTTAATTGTCAAACAGAGATTCCTTTTAATAGAGCTCTGCAAAAAGTAATTAGCACAAGAGTTGAATTTGTAGATTTAAGTCATGCGCAAATAGAAAAATATGTCTCAACGGGAGAACCCTTGGAGTGTGCAGGTGGATTTGCGTTGGAAGGTAAAGGTGCAATGTTGATTAGTTCAATATGTGGCTGTTATAGCAATGTCATAGGACTTAGCTTGCCATGGTTGAGAAAGGCATTTTTGAAGGCAGGTCTTGAATAA
- a CDS encoding Npun_F0494 family protein → MELIDNLIIKRTNKAFRCLPLNSKFYKEVQKHGLNAENVFLQRNKYQVNGSKWFKHSSSVESAFRWLITIGILRREVDGQGLTSSIRLTPLGRQVLEQTPDLPNQKADFLEQISNYLHRQWPLR, encoded by the coding sequence ATGGAATTAATTGATAATCTCATTATCAAACGAACTAATAAGGCATTTCGATGCCTCCCTCTGAACTCCAAGTTTTATAAAGAAGTGCAAAAACATGGGCTCAATGCAGAAAATGTGTTTCTGCAAAGAAACAAATACCAAGTAAACGGATCAAAATGGTTTAAACATTCAAGTTCAGTAGAAAGTGCTTTTCGATGGTTGATAACAATTGGAATCTTACGAAGAGAGGTTGATGGGCAAGGTCTAACTTCCAGTATCCGGCTAACACCTCTTGGCCGACAGGTTTTGGAACAAACTCCAGATCTGCCAAATCAAAAAGCTGACTTTTTAGAGCAAATAAGCAACTATTTACATCGCCAATGGCCATTGCGATGA
- a CDS encoding cobyric acid synthase produces the protein MAIAMISNPDPIPWMVLGTSSGAGKSLMAAAICRILLRQGEQPLPFKGQNMSNNAWVDNNGGEMAYSQALQAWAAGIEPTCEMNPILLKPKGDCTSEVIHLGRSVGIAKARTYYKKWFNPGWVAIQKGLKELNNKYEGGRLILEGAGSPVEINLKHRDLTNLKLAKFLGARCLLVADIERGGVFAQLIGTLSLMNKEERELIKGILINRFRGDSSLFDDGRLWLEEKTGIPVIGVMPWIQEIFPPEDSLDLLERKAKKSKAEIQIAVIKLPSLSNFSDLDPLEAEPTVQLQWVEPGDLLGQIDAVILPGSKQTLSDLDKLNKSGLSRQIKSYAKEGGNIFGICGGMQMMGRSLDDPHGIENKEVKTSSLFSGLNLLPIQTVFLSNKSVKKRAVIAKWPESISIEGFELHHGSSQVIQASDDIVPLIKNEPNLGWVVKQNNQARIVGTYLHGIFDNGRWRRLWLNQIRKQKGLNELPLNVHNHSERKESLINLLADIFQAHVDLTPFIQS, from the coding sequence ATGGCCATTGCGATGATCTCCAATCCTGATCCAATCCCTTGGATGGTTCTTGGGACCTCAAGTGGTGCAGGCAAATCACTTATGGCTGCAGCAATCTGCAGAATCCTACTTCGTCAAGGAGAGCAACCTTTGCCTTTCAAAGGGCAAAACATGAGCAATAACGCATGGGTTGATAACAATGGTGGAGAAATGGCCTACTCCCAAGCACTACAAGCTTGGGCAGCGGGAATTGAGCCGACTTGTGAGATGAATCCAATACTTCTAAAGCCAAAAGGTGACTGCACTAGTGAGGTAATTCACCTTGGGAGAAGTGTTGGAATAGCCAAGGCAAGGACCTACTACAAAAAATGGTTTAACCCTGGTTGGGTAGCTATCCAGAAAGGACTAAAAGAGCTAAACAATAAATATGAAGGAGGAAGACTTATTCTAGAAGGAGCTGGAAGTCCAGTAGAAATAAACCTAAAACATAGAGATTTAACTAATTTAAAACTTGCGAAATTTCTAGGGGCCCGCTGCCTGTTAGTTGCAGATATAGAGCGAGGCGGTGTTTTTGCTCAATTAATAGGAACTCTTTCACTAATGAATAAAGAAGAAAGAGAGTTAATAAAAGGAATATTAATCAATCGCTTTAGAGGAGATAGCTCACTTTTTGATGACGGTCGGCTTTGGCTTGAAGAAAAAACTGGAATCCCAGTCATTGGAGTTATGCCTTGGATTCAAGAGATTTTTCCACCTGAAGATTCATTAGATTTACTAGAAAGGAAAGCCAAGAAAAGTAAGGCTGAGATTCAAATCGCAGTAATCAAACTTCCATCACTTAGCAACTTTTCTGATTTAGACCCATTAGAAGCAGAGCCAACTGTACAATTGCAATGGGTAGAACCTGGAGATCTTCTTGGACAAATTGATGCAGTAATTCTTCCTGGAAGTAAACAAACATTGAGTGATTTAGATAAATTAAATAAAAGCGGGTTGAGCAGGCAAATCAAATCTTATGCCAAAGAAGGTGGAAACATTTTTGGGATTTGTGGTGGAATGCAAATGATGGGAAGAAGTCTGGATGACCCTCATGGCATAGAAAATAAAGAAGTTAAAACTTCAAGTTTATTTTCTGGGCTAAATCTTTTACCAATCCAGACAGTATTTTTATCCAACAAATCCGTGAAAAAGCGAGCAGTTATTGCAAAGTGGCCAGAGTCAATATCAATAGAAGGCTTTGAATTACATCATGGGAGTAGTCAAGTCATACAAGCGAGCGATGACATAGTTCCTCTAATTAAGAACGAGCCTAATCTTGGTTGGGTTGTCAAACAGAACAATCAAGCCAGGATCGTGGGAACCTACCTACATGGGATTTTCGACAATGGGAGATGGCGAAGGTTGTGGTTAAATCAAATTAGAAAGCAAAAGGGACTAAATGAACTACCTCTTAATGTACATAATCACTCCGAAAGAAAAGAGAGTCTAATAAATTTGCTAGCTGATATATTTCAGGCGCATGTTGATCTCACTCCTTTCATTCAATCATAA
- a CDS encoding 2Fe-2S iron-sulfur cluster-binding protein: MVSEGSDWLISANQAGINIPTGCLKGSCGACEIEVNGKVIRACINSVESTDSTTLKVEFSTDPFW, translated from the coding sequence ATGGTTTCTGAAGGCTCTGATTGGCTAATCAGTGCAAATCAAGCTGGTATTAATATTCCCACAGGTTGCCTAAAGGGAAGCTGTGGTGCATGCGAAATTGAAGTAAATGGAAAAGTTATTCGCGCTTGTATAAATAGTGTTGAATCGACCGATTCAACAACACTAAAGGTTGAGTTCAGCACAGATCCATTTTGGTAA
- a CDS encoding glycosyltransferase family 2 protein, with the protein MGEKLLTTSLTIIVPTFNEESRINSCLLSLLKNINPCETWNILIVDDGSTDKTVEIVKNIQRKLDIPKKKLEIIKAGPRPTNERWVGKNWPCSRAIKQSKSTWLLFLDADVELANDTLKRALEQAIKGKCDLLSLAPRITCSCMAEWMVQPIIACLLAIGFPISKTNNPDSLEAFAAGPFMLFRQEAYNAIGGHSKVAGEVVEDIALARLIKSSGYKLSFLLGLDALDIRMYSNLSNLWEGWSKNWFLGLDRNITKALLASLIVFWMFSIPWIMFPIVAIKAILNSSINGLYFTSLIMSITSISGQLAIRKWCEIKFNFPTKYWYLMGIGGIIIGCIGPASVVKTMTGKGWTWKGRSLF; encoded by the coding sequence ATGGGAGAGAAATTATTGACTACCTCTCTAACTATAATAGTTCCTACATTCAATGAGGAATCTAGAATTAATTCTTGTTTGCTAAGCCTTCTCAAGAATATAAATCCCTGCGAAACATGGAATATTTTAATTGTTGATGATGGCAGCACTGATAAGACTGTAGAGATCGTAAAAAACATACAAAGAAAGCTTGACATTCCAAAGAAAAAACTTGAAATCATAAAAGCTGGCCCGAGGCCAACAAATGAGCGTTGGGTAGGAAAAAACTGGCCCTGTTCTCGTGCTATTAAGCAAAGCAAAAGTACATGGTTACTATTCTTAGATGCAGATGTTGAGCTCGCCAATGACACATTAAAACGAGCTTTAGAGCAAGCTATAAAAGGAAAATGCGACCTTCTTAGCTTGGCCCCTAGAATTACTTGTAGCTGTATGGCCGAGTGGATGGTTCAGCCAATAATTGCTTGTCTTTTAGCTATAGGGTTCCCTATCTCTAAAACAAATAATCCAGATAGTTTAGAAGCATTTGCAGCTGGACCTTTTATGCTTTTCAGACAAGAGGCTTATAACGCCATCGGAGGTCATAGTAAAGTTGCTGGAGAAGTAGTAGAAGACATTGCTCTTGCTCGCCTTATAAAGAGTTCAGGATACAAATTAAGCTTTTTACTTGGGTTAGATGCACTAGATATCAGAATGTATTCCAATCTAAGTAATCTGTGGGAAGGCTGGTCGAAAAACTGGTTTTTAGGTCTTGATCGAAATATTACGAAAGCACTACTAGCTTCGCTAATAGTATTTTGGATGTTTTCAATTCCTTGGATTATGTTTCCAATAGTGGCAATAAAAGCAATATTAAATAGCAGTATTAATGGGCTTTATTTTACTTCACTAATCATGTCAATAACTTCGATATCAGGTCAACTTGCAATCCGAAAATGGTGCGAAATAAAGTTTAACTTTCCTACGAAATACTGGTATTTAATGGGAATAGGAGGAATAATTATTGGTTGTATTGGTCCAGCCTCAGTAGTGAAAACTATGACTGGAAAAGGTTGGACCTGGAAAGGAAGATCGTTGTTTTAA
- a CDS encoding tetratricopeptide repeat protein, with translation MSIKRKPYSTNLKPNLITRTLALVCLSALATSSYFIKPPIAKAQKAKFYIERGIEKANKGNYDDAISDYNKAIEINPRSAEAYYNRAYDKAKTGDKKGAIEDYNKAIEITPTDADAFYNRGKAKSYLKEYKSSVNDYSEAIKINPNYADAFYNRGNAKSLLKDYQSSFDDYSQAIKINPKYLKAYYNRAYVSDKLKDYKGALKDYKKVIQLDPKYKDVYYNLGSTKYNLEDYRGAIIDYTKAIKRNSEHKNAYLNRGISREKLLDMKGACSDWIKAQALGVDRATKWIKNQCNS, from the coding sequence ATGTCTATTAAAAGAAAGCCTTATTCTACAAATCTAAAGCCTAATTTAATTACTCGAACACTAGCTTTAGTATGCCTATCAGCATTAGCTACAAGTTCCTATTTCATTAAACCACCAATAGCCAAAGCACAAAAAGCTAAATTCTACATAGAGCGTGGTATTGAAAAGGCAAATAAGGGGAATTACGATGATGCAATATCTGATTACAACAAAGCTATAGAAATCAATCCAAGATCTGCTGAGGCTTATTACAACCGTGCATACGACAAGGCTAAGACTGGCGACAAGAAGGGAGCTATTGAAGATTATAATAAGGCTATTGAAATAACTCCTACAGATGCCGATGCATTTTACAACCGTGGTAAGGCTAAAAGCTATTTAAAAGAATACAAATCATCAGTAAATGACTATAGTGAAGCCATAAAAATTAATCCAAATTATGCCGACGCCTTTTATAACCGTGGGAATGCTAAAAGCCTGTTAAAAGATTATCAATCATCATTTGATGACTATAGCCAAGCTATTAAAATCAATCCCAAATATTTAAAGGCATACTACAATCGTGCTTATGTAAGTGATAAGCTAAAAGACTATAAAGGGGCATTAAAAGACTACAAAAAAGTAATTCAGCTAGACCCTAAATATAAGGACGTTTATTACAATCTTGGATCAACAAAGTATAACCTTGAAGATTACAGAGGAGCAATTATTGATTATACAAAAGCAATAAAGAGGAATTCAGAGCATAAGAATGCGTATCTAAATAGAGGCATCAGTAGGGAGAAATTATTAGATATGAAAGGCGCTTGTTCCGACTGGATTAAAGCCCAAGCATTAGGTGTTGATAGAGCCACTAAATGGATCAAAAATCAATGCAATAGTTAA
- a CDS encoding tetratricopeptide repeat protein has product MSPEMVREAAIKKHLSGDIISAEKGYKEFIHKGINDPDVLSNYALICQDTDRIGKALSLYEKCISLFPDHSFALSNLAYLYLSLGRIKEAEKTIQKAITLQPKLANSYSTLGLILKAKGELLEAENKMRLAITLKPDFVDAFLNLGLILKESGKLEEAETTTREAIKIKPNLADAYLNLGNILQDQGRLEEAEEVTRKAIFINPSIADAHMNLGAILKELGQLEEAFKFARKETYISPEKQAPFLLLNSILKESNLQSISINERRLILKRLLPRTDISHVELFSTLNSLVPQKNLKVIAKSQESCLTLKEFKELIKDEEIIHGLRLLVFHSLSWETALTKIRRDISIGAINKSIQINKSLIEFTISLAEQCFLNEYIFNKEQEEIKAVEILETNCLNERIDEFTIALISCYYPINEIIERIPSLRNYSSRETSFNKLISLQLEEPNNEKRIASSIKSFSSINDSTSKKVKLQYEENPYPRWRYTSHLNENKLTIESAVNNEIRPNRISCPQPSRPPRVLIAGCGTGQQIFDADRYQNAELTAIDLSKASIAYAQRKVLEYGMNNIRFFQMDILELSKLNERFDLIECCGVLHHMKSPEEGLASLVKVLEKNGFIKLGLYSNLARSDVIKARKVISKNNYASSHQGIRQFRKDLINGDFPEIENLHKWYDFFTTSMCRDLCFHVKEHRYSMDQINDILKENKLDFLGFVLGQEVKQQYLNEYCKDKSQTDLHNWGKFENIYPNTFRAMYQFWVSKSE; this is encoded by the coding sequence ATGTCGCCAGAAATGGTGAGAGAAGCAGCTATAAAAAAACATCTCTCTGGTGATATTATCTCAGCAGAAAAGGGCTACAAGGAATTTATCCACAAAGGAATAAATGATCCCGATGTACTATCTAATTATGCTCTAATTTGTCAAGATACTGATCGAATTGGTAAGGCTCTCTCCCTATACGAAAAATGTATCTCATTATTTCCTGATCATTCATTCGCATTATCTAATTTAGCTTACCTATACTTATCCTTAGGAAGAATAAAAGAAGCAGAAAAGACTATCCAAAAAGCCATTACTTTACAGCCCAAACTTGCAAATTCTTATTCAACTCTAGGGTTGATATTAAAGGCAAAAGGAGAACTATTAGAAGCAGAAAATAAAATGCGTTTAGCTATAACTCTCAAGCCAGACTTCGTAGATGCCTTTTTGAATCTAGGCCTAATACTTAAAGAAAGTGGAAAGCTAGAAGAAGCTGAAACAACAACAAGAGAAGCTATCAAGATAAAACCAAATCTTGCTGATGCTTATTTAAACCTAGGTAATATTTTACAAGACCAAGGAAGGCTAGAAGAAGCTGAGGAAGTCACTAGGAAGGCAATATTCATTAATCCTAGTATTGCAGATGCACATATGAACCTAGGAGCAATACTTAAAGAACTTGGTCAACTGGAAGAGGCATTCAAATTTGCCAGAAAAGAAACTTATATTTCTCCCGAGAAACAAGCTCCATTTCTTTTGCTTAATTCTATATTAAAAGAGTCTAATCTCCAAAGTATATCCATAAATGAAAGAAGACTTATCCTAAAAAGATTACTTCCTAGGACTGACATTAGCCATGTTGAGTTATTCAGCACATTAAACAGCCTTGTGCCTCAAAAAAACTTAAAGGTAATTGCGAAAAGCCAGGAAAGCTGCCTTACGCTAAAAGAATTCAAAGAGCTCATAAAAGACGAAGAAATCATTCATGGTTTGCGTCTGTTGGTATTCCATTCATTAAGTTGGGAAACCGCCCTAACAAAGATCAGAAGAGATATCTCCATTGGAGCGATTAATAAGAGTATTCAAATCAACAAAAGCTTAATCGAATTTACAATCTCACTCGCAGAGCAATGTTTTTTAAATGAATATATTTTCAATAAAGAGCAAGAAGAAATAAAAGCAGTTGAAATCCTAGAGACTAATTGTCTTAATGAAAGAATAGATGAGTTCACTATAGCCTTAATATCATGTTATTACCCAATAAATGAAATAATTGAAAGAATCCCATCATTGCGCAATTATTCGTCAAGGGAAACAAGCTTTAATAAATTAATTTCTTTGCAGTTAGAAGAGCCTAATAATGAAAAGAGGATAGCTAGTTCCATAAAAAGTTTTAGCTCTATAAATGATTCAACCTCCAAAAAGGTAAAATTACAATATGAAGAAAACCCTTATCCAAGATGGCGCTATACCTCACATTTAAATGAAAATAAGTTAACTATCGAATCTGCAGTTAATAATGAAATAAGGCCAAATAGAATATCATGCCCTCAACCAAGTCGGCCTCCCCGTGTGTTAATTGCAGGTTGTGGGACTGGTCAACAGATTTTCGATGCAGACAGATACCAAAATGCTGAATTAACAGCTATTGATCTCAGCAAGGCAAGCATTGCCTATGCTCAACGAAAGGTTCTTGAGTATGGAATGAATAATATAAGGTTCTTTCAGATGGACATTCTAGAGTTAAGTAAATTAAATGAGAGATTTGACTTAATTGAATGCTGTGGTGTTCTACATCATATGAAGTCTCCGGAAGAAGGACTTGCTTCTTTAGTTAAGGTTCTAGAAAAGAATGGCTTTATAAAGTTGGGCTTATATAGTAATTTAGCCAGATCAGATGTAATTAAAGCTCGTAAAGTAATATCAAAAAATAATTATGCCTCCAGCCATCAAGGAATTCGACAATTTAGAAAAGATTTAATAAATGGTGATTTCCCAGAAATAGAAAATCTTCACAAATGGTATGATTTCTTTACTACTTCTATGTGTAGGGACCTTTGCTTCCATGTGAAAGAGCATCGATATTCCATGGATCAAATAAATGATATTCTTAAGGAAAATAAATTGGATTTCCTAGGTTTTGTTTTAGGTCAAGAAGTCAAACAGCAATATCTTAATGAGTACTGCAAGGATAAGAGTCAGACAGATTTACATAACTGGGGTAAGTTTGAAAACATTTATCCAAATACATTTCGTGCTATGTATCAGTTCTGGGTAAGTAAATCTGAATAA
- a CDS encoding FkbM family methyltransferase, producing the protein MMIPPSIKPFLRKVRKQVRDLIDNELVPKRIFAFLYNCDSKIFGKKSLQVKSKVDYFEITEFNKGPNIKWSFPASNRIRGWLYAGGLRQRGADLARAYGINKIDLNDNDLIVDCGANFGDFWLYLNELDQQLKYLSVEPGTFEFKTLTRNLRLNASKISSISSNKALSESSGRSLFYYSPHGADSSLIKPSNSSISYEVECINLEDLLIEVGLKNMPIKLLKLEAQGCEPEVIKGAKTYLKNIEYIAADLGPERGEKKDNTVAEVTNLLLESGFAIDSFQLLSRRTSVLYKRKSA; encoded by the coding sequence ATGATGATACCTCCATCAATAAAACCATTTCTGCGCAAAGTAAGGAAACAAGTGCGAGATCTAATTGACAATGAGTTAGTGCCTAAGCGAATTTTCGCTTTTTTATATAATTGCGACTCCAAAATCTTTGGTAAAAAAAGTCTTCAGGTTAAATCTAAAGTAGATTATTTTGAAATTACTGAATTCAATAAAGGGCCTAATATTAAATGGTCATTCCCTGCATCGAATCGGATTAGAGGATGGCTTTATGCTGGTGGACTAAGACAAAGAGGAGCTGATCTTGCCAGGGCTTATGGGATAAACAAAATCGATTTAAATGATAATGATTTAATTGTTGATTGTGGTGCTAACTTTGGTGACTTCTGGCTCTATTTAAATGAGTTAGACCAGCAACTAAAATATTTATCAGTCGAGCCAGGAACATTTGAATTTAAAACTCTAACTCGTAATTTACGATTAAATGCTTCAAAGATATCTTCTATTTCTAGTAATAAAGCATTGTCGGAAAGCAGTGGGCGTTCTCTATTTTACTATTCACCGCATGGGGCAGACTCCTCTCTGATTAAGCCTTCAAATAGTTCGATTAGCTATGAAGTTGAGTGCATAAATTTGGAGGATTTATTAATAGAAGTAGGTCTAAAAAATATGCCAATAAAACTTTTAAAACTTGAAGCTCAAGGTTGTGAGCCTGAAGTTATCAAAGGAGCTAAAACCTATCTGAAGAATATCGAATACATAGCTGCAGATTTAGGGCCCGAAAGGGGTGAAAAAAAAGATAATACTGTGGCAGAGGTTACAAATCTATTATTAGAGTCTGGCTTTGCTATTGATTCTTTTCAATTATTGAGTCGTAGAACAAGTGTGCTGTACAAGCGAAAGTCAGCGTAA